GATGCGCGTGTGCGGGCTTTCCGACGGTCCGTAATATTTCTTTATAGCGTATTTAGTACCGGGAGCGCGGTACCTGTCAGCTCAACACGTACTAAACACGGTATATGCTCGGTACTAATACTAAGTTTTCTAGCCGTGACTCTATTCCTCGAGCTAATGACAATGCAATCATTAGTACCTGAGGGATGAAATGGTGATGAATAGATCAACTTATTTCATTCCATACATCATACAAAAATAAATAACACCCTTGCAGGTTATTAATTAGTTACAAGATGATGGACTACCACGAAGTCTCAAATTAGTCAAACACCCTGTAATATGTCTCGATACTAAAGAATGAtacgcgagagagagagagagagagagagagagagagagagagacgagaGGGAGACTTACATTGGTCGTGAGCAATGTGTAAGCCGGGTCGTTGAGGTATGTAAACGACGTGCCGGAGTCCACGATGGCTGTGAACTCCACCGCCATAGCCTTGCTGTCCACGGTGATCGCTCCGACACTGATGTTGTAATAAGGATGCCTGCAAAGAAAACGAAAACGTCGTCGACGACGACATCGATCAGTAACATGTAGGCCCCCGTCTGTCTCGGCTAGTCACAGGCGACCTAACTGTAAGCTCCCGGCGGCGATGAACGGCGTCTCCGCCTGGTCCGGGCTGCCGGCGTCGCCGAAGTTGATCCGACCGACCCCGTCGCGGCTGAAGCACATGGAGAAGCTGTCGGACTCGACGAGGCCGCTGCTGGCCAGCGCGCTGGGCACGGAGACCTTGTCCATGCCGAGTCCCATCAGGCCGCCGTCGGCAGCGCCGCGCAGGAAGTGGCCCGTCTGCACCTGGCCGCACCCGAACACGATCGGCGCCTGCACCGCCTTGCCACCGCCGTCAACGAGGTGCAGCACGTCCTGCACGAGCACACCGGACGAGCCGGTGTTGACGGAGACGTACTTCACCTCGTAGGGGCAGCTGCTGCTGTTGCCCGTGCCCACGGCGCCGCAGGCGTCCGGACGCTCGCAGAGCGGGTGGCCGCACGGCACCGTCTTGCTCGTGGACGACTGGCTCGGGCTGTACGGCAGGCCCGTGGTGGTGTTGCCGGTCTTCGCACACAGCTTGCATTCGCAGGGCAGCCAGAAGAGGTCGCTGCCGGTGTCCAGCGCCACCAGGAACTTGGAGCTCGGCGTGCCCACCTCCACCTCCGCGTAATGCAGGCTGCGAACGAGATCGAATATTTACATGTATGAACGAGAGGCTCGATCAATCAACcaatggcggcggtggcggcaggCTACTATGTGAAAACGAACGAGGGATCAGCGCGTACTATTCATAGGTATCGAGGCGAGTGGCATTGCCGTCGGCGAAGGTGAGGGTGCTCTGGCCGTCGGCGTTGGCGAGGCCACGGCGGCGGGCGAAGACGGCACGGTCGTGGCGGAGAAGTGCGGAGTAGTACTCTCGCGAGCCTTTCGGAGCGTCGTCTGGCAACAACCAGCTGGAGCCGGGGGCATGGCCTCGCGCCTCCATCCACTGCCGGACCACCGGCGAGAACCGATGGTGGAGGTTGAACCCGATGCCGCCGGACGCCTCGGTTCCGACTGCAAGAAACAACACGACGGCGGCAATGGCGACGAGAAGATTGCAGTGAGCCATGGGGAGAAGAAGCGTGTGCAGAGGCCTGCAGGTACAACAAGAAGCTTGGTGTCGATCGATGGCGCGGGCAGAAGAGAACACAGATATTTATAGTTGCATGGCGTTGAGAAGCCAAGAGTTCCTTGTTATGTGGTTTTGGTCAACGGTAGGTTTAGAGGCTGAGCTGGCTGGAGAAGGGGAGGGGCGGAGGGCAGTGGTAAAACGACGTGCCAGAGTTATCTAAGTTCCTGATGATTGTGGTTGCCTATATTCTAGCCATAATCATGGGATGATTGGTCGTCGCCTATACGACATTCAGGGTCTGACTCAAACTCATGTAAAAAGCTATTCTAAGATTGGGTTCACTCAAGTTTCTTATGCAAGTTTCTGGTGATTTTGAGCGTCTTTCTACGGCCATGATCGTGAGATGCGGACAATTGTCTAGATAATGACATTGTTAATACATAATTAGCGTATATTAATTTATTTTAGATAATATTAAAGATCAATAAGATAAATTAGAGTAATAAAAATAGTTAGTTGCATATAATAATAATACCTTGATTATATTTATTTACCTAATTTTATATCATGCAATATGATCTTTTACGAGCAACTAAACACAATCTCAACTCTGTCAGGCTAGATAGGCGTAAGTAACAAAACAttgtgttcgagaaaaaaaaaacattgcAGTGTTGCATGGGTCTAGCCTTTCCCTGTTGAgtttgagttttttttttataaaaaaaagcaACTTGAAGTTTAAGGGGGCAAAACGGATTGAGTTCAGTTTTCAGAGGTACTAGCGTTCTGCACGACTCTATGAGTTGTTCGTTGTGTACTCATGTGGCAGGCGTTCGAGTGTCAAAACTTTTGCTTGTCTTTACACAAaactatacttatatatatcaTTGGTCATGATATTATTTTATTCTTTGAGGTTACTAGCAAATGTGccctttttttgtgtgtgtgtgtagatATGGAATAGGTGacatttctttttttatttaatATAAATGGCAGGTCCTGTCAGTTTACTTTCCAAAAAGAATAGCTGGCATTACCAATTTACAATCCATATGTGCATTGCTGCTCTGTACTATCAGGTACGGTTACACCATGTAAAATTGTCTTGCTCATCTAGAGACGGTTGCACATGCCCATGTGTGTCTAGGGTACGGTACGGGCACATGCGTGTCGCACTAACAAATATGGGTCGATGTCAACTCGACAACTTTGCGCTAATTAAGGGCCGGGTCTGCTTAATTTGCCGTGAAAAAGATCGCCCTGCTATTACTAACAATCAGAGGCCATGGCACAGTAGAAAATTATAATCGCCAAAGCAGCTGGAAAGCAAGCTAATTTTAATTAATAACCTGAACTGCAGAAACATGCATGTCTATGTTGTCAAAGTCAAACTACATGGTGGTCAGTGCCGTCCAAGGGAATGAAAAACAATAGTGCAGCTAGCCTGGCCAACAGACCAGACGTGCACACATGATACATAGCCTTTCGTGTCAAACCCAGAATTTACTCCTATTTATTTACGCGTATATTCTGCGTATTTGTGTGCAACCATATCCGTagtttaatttattttaaaacATACCTGCTGGCTGCTAATAAGCTAACGGCTAATAACTAAAAAAAATATGGTTCCATGTGATTCCATCATGGGCGGTTCAGCGACGAACTAAGGTTAGTTAGAGCAAAGAtagttttgaaaaaaaaaatggtCTGTCAATCATTTCTTCTTCCTAGGATCGACGAAAGTCAGATGTGAGCTCTTTTTTTTTATGTGTGCGTTGACACTATGCTGCGTATGTTGCTCAGTCAATGGAATCAATTTGGTTCAGAAGGTGGTTAAGTGACAGTACGTGCAGAAAAATGGTGTGCTCCGGTGAGTGATGTTCAAATTTATTAGAGCTGGATCATATCTGTATAGTGGAGGCCGTTATCAATCACTAATTGCTATAAACCTCAATCAATGCAAATAGCAAGCCGTGTCATCCAAAGTTTGCAGCCATTGAATCACCGTTGATTCCTTTGATCTGAGAGCGTCGCCAATAGTTAGCTCTAGGTTAGCATTAGGTGCCACGTGGAGAAAGAGAGGCCGAGAACGTATTGGTGCTCCTACCCTTCTCATATTGTCACATCCGGTTTTACGCGAATAAAATCAATCGCTAGtgatatgtatatatgtatttCTAAGATATCTGTACCGATAAAAATGGTTCACAATATTTTATTACATAACGTTAAACTTTACAATGAAACTTATATCTATAACAGAGCTCAACAACAAGGATCATTGAACATTTGAACTTATCCTTGGATATTGGAGCAATGGCAAGCTTGGAGGGATAGTCCGGTGAGATTGAAGAAATACATGCCGTTGTGGTTGCATAAAGGAGTGGAGATGAAGAAGACAAGATGAACCCAATGGCGCGCCAGGTCTTGGAACCAAGACGGGAAGCGGCTCTAACAAGAACAAGGATTTTTTTGAAGAAACCTCAAAGAAGCCGTGGGTCAAGAAGGATGGCAGAAAGCCGGTGGAAAGCTTTGACTCCGAGAATGACGATGACAAGGATGAGCACTATAGCCAAAGAATCACCAAGAGAAGTCGATCTCCGAGAAGGCCGGGCAGGTTCTCGTCATTATATTAGTGCACTACGTGCCCTACTGTCTTAGCGTGAGCTTGGTTCCGCTGTTGTACTAAAAACATTCTATTTTCcttcttaatacaaagatacaTGCGTATTCGAGCAAAATAAAAGAGAAATCGATCACCAAAAGCCTACGGTCAATAAATCATTCATAAGATTCTGTTAATTATGATTCTCTTGCAAATGCTCATTCTACTAATCACTTCCGTCTTTTTTGAGAACCTAGCATGGCATTAGCCCGCATTTCATCAAGGAGAGTTTTGTTGCAAAACAAGCACCCCCATGTACAGACCGCATGCAACACTGAGACACATAGGGGAGCTCAGAGCAAGACCTAAGCTGTCGTATCATACACTATCGGGTTTCGCGATGCTGCTCCCGTCTAGGCCGGCAAGCATGCTAATTACCACTTCATCTCACTGTAGTTATGCGGCGGGTATATAAATTACCACCGTACGTTTAATTTGATCTTTTGCTTTGCTCCGCCTACCATAATAGTTAGAGTAAAACTCCGCAAATTCTTTCAGTAATATAAAATGAAAAGTGAACTATCTATTCAGTTTCTTTGAAAGAAGCAAACGGAAAGGTCAAACAAGGAAGGGCAGCCTGTCAGCCCGTTCTATATGGGCTCAGGCTGGCCCGCTGCCGCCGTTG
The sequence above is drawn from the Panicum hallii strain FIL2 chromosome 7, PHallii_v3.1, whole genome shotgun sequence genome and encodes:
- the LOC112901385 gene encoding aspartyl protease family protein 1-like, which translates into the protein MAHCNLLVAIAAVVLFLAVGTEASGGIGFNLHHRFSPVVRQWMEARGHAPGSSWLLPDDAPKGSREYYSALLRHDRAVFARRRGLANADGQSTLTFADGNATRLDTYEYLHYAEVEVGTPSSKFLVALDTGSDLFWLPCECKLCAKTGNTTTGLPYSPSQSSTSKTVPCGHPLCERPDACGAVGTGNSSSCPYEVKYVSVNTGSSGVLVQDVLHLVDGGGKAVQAPIVFGCGQVQTGHFLRGAADGGLMGLGMDKVSVPSALASSGLVESDSFSMCFSRDGVGRINFGDAGSPDQAETPFIAAGSLQLGRLHPYYNISVGAITVDSKAMAVEFTAIVDSGTSFTYLNDPAYTLLTTNFNSRVSEARDTYGSGYEKFEYCYRLSSGQTSMRRLPAMSLTTKGGAVFPMTWPIIPVLASTNGGPYHPIGYCLGVIKNRISSTDDATIGQNFMTGLKVVFDRRRSVLGWEKFDCYKDAKMQDGGSPDTSLGSPAGDDSTPGSPIGDYVPYVPLPWENNATDGPYYPGGVPLTWPARSGSGSSSSRASFGVLLSLILLHVLVVISVAW